Proteins encoded together in one Octopus bimaculoides isolate UCB-OBI-ISO-001 chromosome 24, ASM119413v2, whole genome shotgun sequence window:
- the LOC106883392 gene encoding mucosa-associated lymphoid tissue lymphoma translocation protein 1 yields the protein MVLLNGFALFLCEAKGPAEIHYQWYKDDTILPNENKTELKIHVESESFKGMYYCVVSCLTATRTSDFAYLQITKSVPENISKEVCQATDKIALLIGNEDYRSERKLKATSKDVKLLSGIFERLGFKVLSLLNLTLTEMKMAVYHFVELLNNGVYGVFYYAGHGFEVSGDPYSYLLPVDAPTGADITACLPAQKIHQLMLEKNPALCCLILDICRTICEEAKYYSLPLEIKPNTSSLYMYSTSRGQSAFEPLNGRMGNFVYVLKDYIYSDDTVETMFGKVRRAIAINSKILQEQGKRCGNQNPELFSNLANVNISLADQINTTNHTQEYNIRSELWMQANRLPRMTYVDIKEFGAKLKIEFSAQFSNVMSITVTIVDSGTVPDCYAWIANIPSTLTADKATVLQDDKKKIRIVVKDLQKLQEEMLAIIRFVYTDESGNSRCRVEDLHLDFPLAANLELCKLSTELLEMNCIQKKMS from the exons ATGGTACTCTTGAATGGTTTTGCTTTATTCCTGTGTGAAGCAAAAGGTCCAGCAGAAATTCATTATCAATGGTATAAAGATGACACTATACTCCCaa atgaaaacaaaacagaattgaaAATTCATGTGGAGTCAGAATCTTTTAAAGGCATGTATTATTGTGTTGTGTCATGTCTCACTGCGACCCGCACATCGGATTTTGCTTATCTGCAAATTACGAAATCAGTTCCTGAAAATATTTCCAAAGAGGTATGCCAAG CCACAGACAAAATCGCTCTTCTAATTGGTAATGAAGACTACAGAAGCGAAAGGAAATTGAAAGCAACTTCAAAGGATGTGAAACTACTTTCAGGCATTTTCGAAAGACTTGGTTTCAAAGTTTTGTCCCTTTTGAACTTGACGCTGACAGAAATGAAAATGGCAGTTTACCATTTTGTCGAACTCCTCAACAACGGTGTGTATGGCGTGTTCTACTATGCAGGACATGGTTTCGAAGTAAGTGGCGATCCTTACTCTTATCTGTTACCTGTCGACGCACCCACAGGTGCAGACATAACCGCCTGTCTGCCTGCACAGAAAATTCACCAGTTGATGTTGGAGAAGAATCCAGCCTTGTGTTGTCTGATTCTTGACATTTGTCGAACCAT TTGTGAAGAGGCTAAATACTACAGTCTACCATTAGAGATTAAACCTAATACCTCAAGTCTCTACATGTATTCAAC CTCTCGAGGACAAAGTGCTTTTGAACCTTTGAATGGCAGAATGGGAAATTTTGTGTATGTCTTAAAAGACTATATCTACTCCGATGACACTGTGGAGACAATGTTCGGGAAAGTACGACGAG caATTGCCATCAACTCAAAGATACTGCAAGAACAGGGGAAGAGATGTGGGAACCAGAACCCAGAGTTATTCAGCAATTTAGCCAATGTGAACATATCATTAGCAGACCAAATCAACACAACCAACCACACGCAAGAATATAATATACGTTCTGAGCTGTGGATGCAGGCAAATA GGTTGCCACGAATGACCTATGTCGATATCAAAGAATTTGGTGccaaattaaaaattgaattttcTGCTCAATTTTCCAATGTGATGTCAATAACCGTGACTATTGTGGATTCTGGAACTGTTCCAGATTGCTATGCTTGGATAGCAAACATACCATCA ACTTTGACGGCTGATAAAGCTACTGTCCTGCAAGATGACAAGAAGAAAATAAGGATTGTTGTAAAGGACCTTCAAAAATTACag gaagAAATGCTTGCAATAATTAGATTTGTATACACAGATGAATCAGGAAACAGTAGGTGTAGGGTAGAAGATTTACATTTGGATTTTCCATTGGCTGCGAATCTAGAATTATGTAAACTATCCACTGAGTTGTTGGAAATGAATTGCATTcaaaaaaaaatgtcatga